From the Leptotrichia sp. oral taxon 221 genome, one window contains:
- a CDS encoding autotransporter-associated N-terminal domain-containing protein gives MTNNLRKVKKDLRSFAKRCQEFKYTDSALITFLITGLVNISQNLFSAEIDKQIEGQKQEVSTSIKDFSSRISEAKRENNKLLKDTNLELIQLMEQGDHVVKSPWSSWQYGINGFYNNWGGTYKGREDKSKKYPYEGKFERSENKFERATSPLSSNYDLLSKSSNPRSATTSGRYGYEKGYGISSTEKRQEPVASLNIDASIKPKDVHKSPVAAPNVNVSAPVLAPLSIPTVVPPTLTIPTPNPPVVKVKIPEVNAKPFLDFSFTNGAISKWYVVNTVDDQAKYTASPTRFSDGENHSFWSGYNPTTGTLVPQSGIDGTPSNIGYINAISSRAVTPRDSVLFYFGSQFSGGNSDINKRKFHIKNMNLYLAGDVGAAGRTDGGKQGALGIHTVWNGKLSNVTANMYGKSAFLSLETWWTGKIEFDETPGNEVKVNITKGHLTDPGAGDQNTIFLIFPGTYSVVQNWSASFGVPLQRGGFIGKVDADIETNKNIVYSVVGTQGSFEINSKGKYNITGDENIVYSGFGYVPNWNNFVGKADVNGTMPGGTARIKDTNHTGMTPTVKLTEAPVVNGDRNILLLFNDKMPDAESSGLSVWNQPNNLDWKKSVIGIYQGQIDARGRIGTTSATTIATNNIGIYSKSGQRGEEIINGQTAKIKTKEDLGADVQINYENDPIHSLQINNIDITFGKNSKDGIMIASERGTVIDVAKSTNEHGKAIKDTSGNDISGKSDSTTVDIMTTPIKDYTLDGSATSLVASADDTKNEVATGTIIAYAEGTWKNSDHVMTSNEAKRFEGKGSQVNLGQDVVMSARYKDDTPLGSTTKVESFPIAYVAKNGGEITAEKTTDAKGFGSIIAYADNSAKITLDGKVTAVDEWAASDADTKPYLYKNIGGYAKAGTTTGSGSTITFKDDVKIHGMGGFAQGSGSLIKFEGTKNEIYSAKEGGLVAWDGGKIDFKGGKIDTRKRNSTDDYSGVVPFLANTGSNINFSGNTELTISDGILMPGTAADYAAEDSSNPANAAATAGKKYTGMSNMKIKVEGNGVILRVTDGGTRTDNKWTGPTGLIESVEDDLKINRGNLTIGTGADYKVYYKNGEYSIQRDIDLDNAPIFDKIKFVREKIFIDPGITISSTTGKGMIVGSDDGATSNTQTGYVNEGNVAITGGSASTIALSTSYGEIINKNTITVDNGLGAYGVNGSKLLNDTNGNITISGTGVGMAAFTSANKLQTYGTDAKISNGSLSNTDKTLEVENKGAITVNGNNGIGLYGELNTITGAHPSIEVGKAGTSHGSIRNAGKIVLTGNNSVGIVSKVTPPAGAADPLQFGGPEVKLNGTGSSDIVTTGNAGIGVYADNTKVTFETDYGVEVKDRGTGIFVEGNNPSLNDSKNFELKYTGAPTASAVAFFMNNKSTLPASSMTNKMNITLNDTVNNTEGLVGILAKGTAGDINNQGNITGNAGYGIISEGVEVRNSGNITLPNPLDATSKKASVGIYVKNGNKITNSGDITIGKYSVGIYGHQVENSGNINVGDAGTGIFSTAGNVDLIAGTINVGTDQAAGIYVNGDNQTVTAHSGANMTIADNSFGIISEKGTGSAGNKIVSNIGSINNLGNDTVYIYSNDNRAGAQVTNNTNLTSTGSYNYGVYSAGEVVNNGNINFGSGYGNVGVYSTLGGTATNNASITVGESYFDPISSLNNRYAIGMAAGYTPTAAEIAAGKVGYTGNIVNNGVINVTGKGSIGMYGTGAGTTVYNGTASNRNAVINLNSSETTGIYLDNGAYGYNYGTIKSNGSGLKKVVGVVVKNGSTIENHGNIDITAEDARGILSKGNASGANLGIVKNYGTFNINGVTDSTDATVIGVDAASDLTKTVSGIKIDVPRGSSVGTITVNGNPVIPELATTSAEEFQPMELSKIGMYIDTSNKVYTNPITGLSSLTGLKKADLIVGAEAAQNTTAKYIQVDSKITDPYNATIRANPQIEKWNIYSGSLTWMATVAQNSNDGTIENAYLAKIPYTYWAGNEASPVNPTDTYNFLDGLEQRYGVEALGSRENQLFQKLNGIGNNEEILFYQAMDEMMGHQYANTQMRINATGNMLDKEFRYLKNEWRNPSKQNNKVKIFGMRDQYKTDTAGIHDYESNAYGVAYVHEDETVKLGNSSGWYAGAVNNSFKFKDIGKSRENQTMLKAGIFKTMSPYTDHNGSLRWTVAGDVFLGKNEMKRRFLVVDDIFNAKSDYMSYGAAFKTDLGYDIRMSERTHLRPYGALKMEYGRFSNIKEDDGEVRLEVKGNDYFSVKPEVGVEFKYVQPMAVRTNLSVGLTAAYENELGKVGDVNNEARVRYTNADWFGIRGEKEDRRGNGKFDLNIGVDNTRFGVTVNAGYDTKGSNVRGGIGFRAIY, from the coding sequence ATGACGAATAATTTAAGAAAGGTAAAAAAAGACTTAAGGTCGTTTGCAAAGAGGTGTCAAGAGTTTAAATATACTGATTCGGCACTTATTACATTTTTAATAACAGGATTAGTGAATATTTCACAAAATTTATTTTCGGCGGAAATTGATAAACAAATTGAAGGTCAGAAACAAGAGGTTTCTACGTCGATTAAAGATTTTAGTAGTAGGATTTCAGAGGCTAAAAGAGAGAATAATAAATTATTGAAAGATACAAATTTAGAATTAATTCAGTTAATGGAGCAAGGAGATCATGTAGTAAAATCGCCTTGGAGCAGCTGGCAATATGGAATTAATGGATTTTATAACAATTGGGGAGGAACATATAAAGGAAGAGAAGATAAATCAAAAAAATATCCTTATGAAGGAAAATTTGAGAGAAGTGAAAATAAATTCGAGAGAGCGACTTCGCCTTTAAGTTCAAACTATGATTTGTTAAGTAAATCAAGCAATCCAAGATCAGCTACAACAAGTGGAAGATATGGATATGAAAAAGGATATGGAATTTCGAGCACAGAAAAACGTCAAGAACCAGTAGCGAGTTTGAATATTGATGCTTCGATTAAACCTAAAGATGTACATAAAAGTCCTGTTGCTGCACCAAATGTTAATGTAAGTGCACCAGTATTGGCACCTTTGAGTATACCAACAGTAGTTCCGCCTACTTTGACGATTCCTACACCTAATCCACCTGTGGTTAAGGTAAAAATACCTGAAGTTAATGCAAAACCATTTTTAGATTTTTCTTTTACTAATGGTGCAATAAGTAAATGGTATGTTGTAAATACAGTTGATGATCAAGCAAAATATACAGCTAGTCCTACTAGATTTAGTGATGGTGAAAATCATTCTTTTTGGTCAGGATATAATCCAACTACTGGAACATTAGTTCCACAGTCTGGAATAGATGGAACACCTTCAAATATAGGATACATAAATGCAATTAGTTCTAGAGCTGTTACTCCTAGAGATTCAGTTTTGTTTTATTTTGGAAGTCAGTTTTCAGGAGGTAATTCAGATATCAATAAGAGAAAATTTCATATTAAAAATATGAATTTATATCTTGCTGGAGATGTAGGAGCTGCAGGACGGACAGATGGTGGAAAACAAGGAGCTTTAGGAATACATACTGTATGGAATGGAAAATTATCAAATGTTACAGCAAATATGTATGGAAAATCAGCATTTTTATCACTTGAAACATGGTGGACTGGAAAAATAGAATTTGATGAAACTCCAGGAAATGAAGTAAAAGTAAATATAACAAAAGGACATTTAACAGATCCTGGAGCTGGAGATCAGAATACAATATTTTTAATATTTCCAGGAACATATTCTGTAGTACAGAACTGGAGTGCTAGTTTTGGAGTGCCTTTACAACGTGGAGGATTTATAGGTAAAGTTGATGCTGATATAGAAACTAACAAGAATATAGTTTATTCAGTAGTAGGGACTCAAGGATCATTTGAAATAAATAGTAAAGGAAAATATAACATTACGGGAGATGAAAATATAGTTTATTCAGGATTTGGATACGTTCCTAACTGGAACAACTTTGTAGGAAAAGCAGATGTCAATGGAACGATGCCAGGAGGTACTGCAAGAATAAAGGATACAAATCATACTGGAATGACGCCAACTGTAAAACTTACAGAAGCTCCTGTTGTGAACGGGGACAGAAATATATTACTATTATTTAATGACAAGATGCCTGATGCAGAGTCTTCAGGATTATCTGTATGGAATCAACCTAATAATTTAGATTGGAAAAAATCAGTTATTGGAATATATCAAGGACAAATTGATGCAAGAGGAAGAATAGGAACAACAAGTGCTACAACGATTGCTACAAATAATATAGGAATTTATTCTAAATCGGGTCAAAGAGGAGAAGAAATTATAAATGGACAGACTGCAAAGATAAAAACAAAAGAAGATTTAGGAGCTGATGTTCAGATTAATTATGAAAATGATCCAATACATTCTCTACAAATAAATAATATTGATATAACATTTGGTAAAAATTCTAAAGATGGTATAATGATAGCATCTGAAAGAGGAACAGTTATTGATGTAGCAAAATCTACAAATGAACACGGTAAAGCTATAAAAGATACGAGTGGAAATGATATCTCAGGGAAATCAGATTCTACAACAGTAGATATTATGACTACACCTATAAAAGATTATACTTTAGACGGTTCAGCAACTTCACTTGTTGCTTCTGCAGATGATACTAAAAATGAAGTAGCCACTGGAACAATTATTGCATATGCTGAAGGAACATGGAAAAATAGCGACCATGTAATGACATCTAATGAAGCAAAAAGATTCGAAGGAAAAGGAAGTCAAGTAAATCTTGGACAAGATGTTGTGATGAGTGCAAGATATAAAGACGATACTCCTTTAGGATCAACAACAAAAGTGGAATCTTTTCCAATAGCATATGTTGCTAAAAATGGTGGAGAAATAACGGCTGAAAAGACTACAGACGCAAAAGGATTTGGATCAATAATTGCTTATGCAGATAATAGCGCGAAAATTACTTTAGATGGTAAAGTCACAGCTGTAGATGAATGGGCTGCAAGTGATGCTGATACAAAACCATATCTATACAAAAATATTGGTGGATATGCAAAAGCAGGGACAACTACTGGAAGTGGAAGTACTATAACATTTAAAGATGATGTTAAAATTCATGGTATGGGAGGATTTGCTCAAGGGAGCGGTTCGTTAATTAAATTTGAAGGTACTAAAAATGAAATTTATTCTGCAAAAGAAGGTGGTCTTGTAGCTTGGGATGGCGGTAAGATTGACTTTAAAGGTGGAAAAATTGATACTAGAAAAAGAAATTCTACAGATGATTATAGTGGAGTTGTGCCATTTTTAGCTAATACTGGATCGAATATTAATTTTTCAGGGAATACGGAACTTACTATTTCTGATGGAATACTTATGCCTGGAACGGCGGCTGATTATGCGGCTGAAGATTCATCTAATCCTGCAAATGCTGCTGCAACTGCTGGGAAAAAATATACTGGTATGAGTAATATGAAAATTAAAGTTGAAGGAAATGGTGTAATTTTAAGAGTTACAGATGGTGGAACTAGAACTGATAATAAATGGACTGGGCCTACAGGACTTATTGAAAGTGTTGAGGATGACTTGAAGATAAACAGAGGAAACTTGACGATTGGGACTGGTGCTGATTACAAGGTATATTATAAAAATGGAGAATATTCTATACAACGAGATATTGATTTAGATAATGCTCCAATATTTGACAAGATAAAATTTGTTAGAGAAAAAATATTTATTGATCCTGGAATTACAATAAGTTCGACTACTGGTAAGGGTATGATTGTTGGATCTGATGATGGTGCAACTTCAAATACGCAAACGGGATATGTAAATGAAGGAAATGTGGCTATAACAGGTGGTTCTGCTTCTACAATTGCTCTTAGTACAAGTTATGGAGAAATTATAAATAAAAATACAATTACTGTAGATAATGGACTTGGAGCATATGGAGTAAATGGAAGTAAATTATTAAACGATACTAATGGAAATATTACTATTTCAGGAACTGGAGTTGGAATGGCTGCCTTTACATCTGCTAATAAACTTCAAACTTATGGAACAGATGCTAAGATTTCAAATGGATCACTTTCAAATACAGATAAAACGCTTGAAGTTGAAAATAAAGGTGCAATTACTGTAAATGGAAATAATGGTATTGGATTGTATGGAGAATTGAATACTATTACTGGAGCACATCCGAGCATTGAAGTTGGAAAAGCTGGAACAAGTCATGGAAGTATTAGAAATGCTGGAAAAATCGTATTAACTGGAAATAATTCGGTTGGAATCGTGTCGAAAGTTACGCCACCTGCTGGAGCTGCTGATCCTTTACAATTTGGTGGGCCTGAAGTGAAACTTAACGGAACTGGAAGTTCAGATATTGTGACTACTGGAAATGCTGGAATTGGTGTTTATGCGGATAATACGAAGGTTACATTTGAAACAGATTATGGAGTGGAAGTTAAGGATAGAGGAACTGGTATTTTTGTTGAGGGAAATAATCCTTCATTGAATGACAGTAAAAACTTTGAACTAAAATATACTGGAGCACCTACGGCATCTGCGGTTGCATTCTTTATGAATAATAAGTCAACATTACCTGCATCTAGTATGACAAACAAGATGAATATTACTCTTAATGATACAGTTAACAATACAGAAGGTCTTGTTGGAATATTGGCAAAAGGGACTGCAGGAGATATTAACAATCAAGGAAATATTACTGGAAATGCGGGATATGGAATTATTTCTGAAGGTGTAGAAGTTAGAAATAGTGGAAATATCACTTTACCAAATCCGTTGGATGCTACTAGTAAAAAAGCTAGTGTTGGGATTTATGTTAAAAATGGGAACAAAATTACAAATAGCGGAGATATTACTATAGGAAAATATTCTGTTGGAATTTATGGACATCAAGTTGAAAACAGTGGAAATATTAATGTTGGCGATGCGGGAACTGGAATATTCAGTACTGCTGGAAATGTTGACTTGATTGCTGGAACAATAAATGTTGGAACGGATCAGGCTGCAGGAATTTATGTAAATGGAGATAATCAAACTGTAACTGCACATTCTGGAGCAAATATGACGATTGCTGATAATTCGTTTGGAATTATTTCTGAAAAAGGAACAGGTTCTGCTGGAAACAAAATTGTAAGTAACATTGGAAGCATTAATAATCTTGGAAATGACACTGTTTATATTTATTCAAATGACAACAGAGCCGGAGCACAAGTTACAAATAATACAAACTTGACTTCTACAGGTTCTTACAATTATGGTGTTTATTCTGCTGGAGAAGTTGTAAATAACGGAAACATTAATTTTGGTTCAGGATATGGAAATGTGGGAGTTTACAGTACTCTTGGCGGAACTGCTACGAATAATGCTTCGATTACGGTTGGAGAATCGTATTTTGATCCAATTAGTTCATTAAATAATCGTTATGCTATAGGAATGGCTGCTGGATATACTCCGACGGCTGCTGAAATTGCTGCAGGAAAAGTGGGATATACTGGAAATATTGTAAATAATGGTGTTATTAATGTTACAGGAAAAGGAAGTATTGGAATGTACGGAACTGGAGCGGGAACAACGGTTTACAACGGTACTGCTTCAAATCGTAATGCTGTGATAAACTTGAATTCGAGTGAAACTACTGGAATTTACTTGGATAACGGAGCTTACGGATACAATTATGGAACGATTAAATCGAATGGTTCTGGATTGAAAAAAGTTGTCGGAGTTGTAGTAAAAAATGGTTCGACAATTGAAAATCACGGAAATATTGATATTACTGCAGAAGATGCAAGAGGAATTCTATCGAAAGGGAATGCTTCAGGAGCTAATCTTGGAATAGTTAAAAACTATGGAACATTCAATATTAATGGTGTGACAGATTCGACTGATGCGACAGTTATTGGAGTGGATGCTGCGAGTGACTTGACAAAAACAGTATCTGGAATAAAAATTGATGTTCCTAGAGGATCTTCAGTTGGAACAATAACAGTAAATGGAAATCCAGTAATACCTGAATTAGCAACAACATCAGCAGAAGAGTTTCAGCCAATGGAATTATCAAAAATAGGAATGTATATTGACACTTCAAATAAAGTGTACACAAATCCTATTACAGGACTTAGTTCTTTGACAGGATTGAAAAAAGCTGACTTAATTGTGGGAGCTGAAGCTGCTCAAAATACGACTGCAAAATACATTCAAGTGGATTCTAAAATAACTGATCCATACAATGCAACAATTAGAGCTAATCCACAAATTGAAAAATGGAACATTTATTCAGGATCATTAACTTGGATGGCAACAGTCGCACAAAATTCAAATGATGGAACAATAGAAAATGCCTACCTTGCTAAAATACCATATACATACTGGGCAGGAAATGAAGCATCACCTGTAAATCCTACAGATACATACAATTTCTTGGATGGATTAGAACAAAGATATGGTGTAGAAGCACTAGGAAGCAGAGAAAATCAATTATTCCAAAAATTAAATGGAATTGGAAACAACGAAGAAATTTTATTCTATCAAGCAATGGACGAAATGATGGGTCACCAATATGCAAACACTCAAATGAGAATAAATGCAACTGGAAATATGCTTGACAAAGAATTTAGATACTTGAAAAATGAATGGAGAAATCCTTCTAAACAAAACAATAAGGTTAAAATCTTTGGAATGAGAGATCAGTATAAGACTGACACAGCTGGAATTCACGATTACGAAAGCAATGCTTACGGAGTTGCTTATGTTCACGAAGATGAAACAGTTAAGTTAGGGAACTCAAGCGGATGGTATGCTGGAGCAGTAAATAATAGTTTCAAATTCAAAGATATAGGAAAATCAAGAGAAAATCAGACTATGCTAAAAGCTGGTATCTTCAAGACAATGTCGCCGTATACAGATCACAACGGTTCGCTTAGATGGACAGTTGCTGGAGATGTATTCTTAGGTAAAAATGAAATGAAACGTAGATTTTTAGTAGTTGATGATATATTTAATGCTAAGTCAGACTATATGTCTTATGGAGCGGCTTTCAAAACTGATTTAGGTTACGACATTAGAATGAGCGAAAGAACACATTTAAGACCATACGGAGCTTTAAAAATGGAATACGGAAGATTTAGCAACATTAAAGAAGATGATGGAGAAGTTAGATTAGAAGTAAAAGGAAACGACTATTTCTCAGTAAAACCAGAAGTCGGAGTAGAATTTAAATATGTTCAACCAATGGCTGTGAGAACTAACTTATCAGTTGGACTTACTGCTGCTTATGAAAATGAGCTTGGAAAAGTTGGAGATGTTAATAACGAAGCAAGAGTCAGATACACGAATGCTGACTGGTTTGGAATTAGAGGAGAAAAAGAAGATAGACGTGGAAATGGTAAATTTGACTTGAATATTGGTGTTGATAATACTAGATTTGGTGTTACAGTGAATGCTGGATATGATACTAAGGGAAGTAATGTTCGTGGAGGTATTGGATTTAGAGCTATTTATTAA